In the genome of Halodesulfovibrio sp. MK-HDV, the window TCGTAAAATTCAGTGACACATACAACGGCAAAATTTTTCTAGAAATATTACTGTCGCAGGGCGTTAACGATTCACAAGAGAATCTTACCCTGCTCAAGGAGTATGTAACTTCGTTACAGCCTCATCGTGTTGACGTAACAACCTTATCCAGACCCGGTGCCTTTTCTTTGGCAAAAGCTGTTGACCCTGCCGTACGTAAAGTATGGCAAACCGCACTCTCTGAATGCATTACTAGATTTGATGCCAATGGCTCAGCTAACCAACAACACGCTACACAAGAAAACGCACCCCCAGCAGCTGCAACGCAGTCTGCCACTGGAAACTTTGCGGACTTGCCGGAACAAGACCGGTCAGCTGCAAAACAACGTGTCCTAGAGTCGCTCACACGCAGACCGCAGACACCTTCGCAGCTTGCAATCGCTCTCACCCTTCCTCTATCCAACGTTCAAGAATCATTGAACATACTGGAGAATGAAGGTGCTATTTACAAATCAGAGCAAGACCGCACTGCAACACTCAACACAGATGAGCCTTTCTACTCCTGCCAGTAGTCCGATTGCCCCGACAGCACTCGGAAATGATTTTTTAAAGGACTCACAATGGTCAGACCACGCAAAGGCAAGCGTAAGATGTTTATCAGCACCTTGCCGGGCGAACAGGTTGAAGTATTACTAGCCGAAGAAGGCGTAGTACAAGAGTATTATGTTGAAATGGTTCATCAACAGAAAACCAAAGGTAACATCTACAAAGGTATTATCAACAACATAGACACTAACCTTCAAGCCGCATTTATCTCATACGGCGCAGAAAAGAACGGATTTCTTCAGATTGATGAAGTGCATCCGGAATATTTCCTTTCGCCGCATGATCCAAATCGGGGTAAAAAATACCCTCCAATTCAGAAAGTTCTGAAAGCCGGACAAGAAATTCTGGTACAGGTTGTTAAAGAACCTACCGGAACCAAGGGTGCGTTTCTTACTTCGTACCTCTCCATTCCCGGCCGTTTTCTCGTTCTTACACCGGGTCGCGAACAAATTGGCGTTTCCCGTAAAGTGGACGACGAAAAAGAACGCGCACGCTTAAAAGCAATCTTTGATGAGCAGAAA includes:
- a CDS encoding radical SAM protein yields the protein MDCLYCEVGRTNELTLTRKPYVPAEKLLDELRHWRDEHSDNLPDYVTLGGSGEPCLNSDLDTIIKGCKQILPSVPVAVLTNSTLLCDPEVQEALMEVDAVLPSLDSLVDKEFAKLNRPCGGVKAAHVAECLVKFSDTYNGKIFLEILLSQGVNDSQENLTLLKEYVTSLQPHRVDVTTLSRPGAFSLAKAVDPAVRKVWQTALSECITRFDANGSANQQHATQENAPPAAATQSATGNFADLPEQDRSAAKQRVLESLTRRPQTPSQLAIALTLPLSNVQESLNILENEGAIYKSEQDRTATLNTDEPFYSCQ